One window of Anaerolineales bacterium genomic DNA carries:
- a CDS encoding peptide ABC transporter substrate-binding protein, whose product MKRLRWQILVVAVTLVIVALLLLSQQPVTVITLPEAAPGGIYTEALIGSMGRLNPVLDWNNSADRDVNRLIFSGLVRFDSRGLPQPDLAESWGVSADGKVYNFSLRPGAVWHDGQPVTSDDVIFTIEAIKSPASLFPQDIKDLWSQIQVKRLDDKTFQFTLPEPFSPFLDYASFGILPKHLLESVPADQLPTAEFNLKPVGTGPYKFEELLISGGQITGVVLTANQDYFLGPPFIEQVVFRYFPNSTAALDAYRQGEVLGISQLTQDVLDAALMEPALSVYTSRLPQMGLVFLNNNNPAVGFLQNASVRRALMLGVNRTVIVSHILKGQAIVADSPILPGSWAYYDAIEKFSYDPEAAIQLLNKEGYVFTAGSTVRSKDGQPLTFTLVHPDDALHAQIAQAIQADWALIGVQLNLQSVSYDSLVNDFLTTRGYEAALADLNTSRTPDPDPYLFWHQSEATGGQNYSQWDNRTASEYLETARTAADFNERIRLYKNFQVIFAKEMPSLPLYYPVYSYGVDAQVQGVQVAPMYDVSDRLALIDEWYLITRRSLEEETQPAP is encoded by the coding sequence ATGAAACGATTACGCTGGCAGATCCTCGTCGTGGCGGTCACACTTGTGATCGTGGCGTTGCTTTTGCTCAGCCAGCAGCCTGTGACCGTCATCACCCTGCCCGAAGCGGCGCCCGGCGGAATCTATACCGAGGCGCTGATCGGCTCGATGGGACGCCTCAATCCTGTTTTGGATTGGAACAACTCCGCGGATCGCGACGTTAACCGGCTCATCTTCAGCGGTCTGGTCAGGTTCGATTCGCGCGGCCTTCCCCAGCCCGACCTTGCCGAATCCTGGGGTGTCTCAGCGGATGGCAAAGTCTACAATTTTTCGCTCCGCCCGGGCGCGGTCTGGCATGATGGGCAGCCCGTCACCAGCGACGATGTGATCTTCACCATCGAAGCCATCAAGAGTCCCGCTTCGCTTTTCCCGCAGGATATCAAGGACTTGTGGTCGCAGATTCAGGTCAAGCGCCTCGACGACAAGACGTTTCAGTTTACCCTGCCCGAGCCTTTTTCCCCCTTTTTGGATTACGCGTCGTTCGGCATCCTGCCGAAACATTTGCTGGAATCCGTCCCGGCCGACCAGCTCCCGACCGCTGAATTCAATTTGAAGCCGGTCGGAACCGGTCCTTATAAATTCGAAGAGTTGTTGATCAGCGGCGGTCAGATCACAGGCGTGGTCCTCACAGCCAATCAGGATTACTTCCTCGGTCCGCCATTCATCGAACAGGTCGTCTTCCGTTACTTCCCGAATTCCACCGCCGCCTTGGATGCCTACCGTCAGGGCGAGGTGCTCGGTATCAGCCAATTGACACAGGATGTGCTCGACGCTGCGCTGATGGAACCGGCTCTTTCTGTATACACAAGCCGGTTGCCGCAGATGGGACTGGTCTTCCTCAACAACAACAATCCCGCTGTCGGTTTTTTACAAAATGCCAGCGTCCGCCGCGCTTTGATGCTTGGCGTCAACCGCACGGTGATCGTCTCGCATATCCTTAAAGGCCAGGCCATCGTCGCAGACAGCCCCATCCTTCCCGGCTCGTGGGCGTATTACGATGCGATCGAAAAATTTTCATACGATCCCGAAGCGGCGATTCAGTTGCTTAACAAGGAAGGGTATGTCTTTACAGCCGGAAGCACGGTCCGCTCGAAGGACGGCCAGCCGCTGACGTTCACTTTGGTGCATCCCGACGATGCGCTTCATGCCCAGATCGCCCAGGCGATTCAAGCGGATTGGGCACTGATCGGTGTGCAATTGAATCTACAGTCAGTGTCTTATGATTCGCTGGTGAACGATTTCCTGACGACCCGCGGTTATGAAGCCGCACTTGCCGACCTGAACACGTCGCGCACGCCCGATCCCGACCCGTACCTTTTCTGGCATCAATCGGAGGCGACCGGCGGGCAGAATTATTCACAGTGGGATAACCGTACCGCAAGCGAGTATCTCGAAACCGCCCGCACTGCCGCCGATTTCAACGAACGCATTCGGCTGTATAAAAATTTCCAGGTCATCTTCGCCAAGGAAATGCCGTCCCTGCCGTTATATTATCCCGTTTATTCATACGGGGTGGATGCTCAAGTACAGGGCGTGCAGGTTGCGCCGATGTACGATGTCAGTGACAGACTGGCATTGATCGATGAATGGTATCTCATCACCCGCCGCTCGTTGGAGGAAGAAACCCAACCTGCGCCGTGA